Genomic segment of Staphylococcus muscae:
TGTTAAAAAATCTGATAAACTTTTAAAAATCCAAGTTGATTTAGGTCATGAAAAACGCCAAATTGTTTCTGGTATTGCGAAATTTTATCAACCAGAAGATATCATTGGTAAAAAAGTAGCAGTTGTTACAAACTTAAAACCTGCGAAATTAATGGGCCAAAAATCTGAAGGTATGATTTTATCAGCTGAAAAAGATGGTGTGCTGACTTTAATCAGCTTACCGAATGCTGTACCAAATGGTGCCGTGATTAAATAATGATGTATGAAGAGGTGAGGTCATGTATTGGAGACTCACCTCTTTTCTATAAGGATGTTATGAAGGAGGAAGACAAATGTTAATTGATACACATGTCCATTTAAATGCAGATCAATATGATGAAGATTTACAGGAAGTAATCAATCGTGCATTAGAAGCGGGTGTTGATCGCATGTTTGTTGTAGGATTTGATACGAAAACGATTGAGCGTGCGATGCAATTGATTGAAAACTATGATTTTATATATGCCATTATCGGTTGGCACCCAGTTGATGCCATTGATTTTACTGAGGAACGCTTATCTTGGATTGAAAAGCTTTCAGAACATCCAAAAGTAATTGGTATCGGTGAAATGGGATTAGACTATCATTGGGATAAATCACCAAAAGATGTACAAAAAGAAGTTTTTCGTAAACAGATTGCATTGGCAAAACGTGTAAAACTCCCAATTGTGATTCATAATCGTGAAGCAACACAAGATTGCATTGATATTTTAATTGAAGAGCATGCAGAAGAAGTGGGCGGTATTATGCATAGCTTTAGTGGTTCGCCAGAAATTGCAGATGTTGTGATTAATCAACTCAACTTCCATATTTCATTAGGTGGCCCTGTTACATTTAAAAATGCCAAACAACCAAAAGAAGTGGCGAAACATGTACCGTTGGATCGTTTATTAGTGGAAACAGATGCGCCTTATTTAACACCACATCCATATCGCGGAAAGCGTAACGAACCTGCACGTGTCACACTTGTGGCAGAACAAATTGCAGAATTACGTGGTATCACATATGAAGAAGTTGCAAAACAAACGACTGAAAATGCTGAACGTCTTTTCAACTTATGATACGCAATAAAAAATGATAAAAAGAAGGTATCACCATGAAAATTAATGAATTCATCGTTGTGGAAGGGCGGGATGACACGGCACGTGTTAAAAGTGCTGTTACTTGTGAGACAATTGAGACGAACGGAAGTGCAATTGATGAACACGTGCTAGATGTTATCCGACAAGCGCACGAGACGAAGGGTGTTATTGTGTTAACAGATCCTGATTTCCCGGGTGATAAAATACGCACAACGATTCGCAATGCAGTCCCCGGTGTGAAACATGCGTTTATTGATCGTGAAGATGCTAAAAGTAAGCGTGGTAAAATTGGTGTAGAGCATGCCTCTCTGGAAGATATTCGAGATGCGTTAATGCATGTTGCAACGCCGTTATCTGAAGGTGAAGAAACAATCGACAAAGCTGTCTTGATTGATTTAGGTTTGATTATCGGACCTGATGCAAGACGCCGACGAGACATATTAGGTAGAAAGCTTCATATTGGCCATTCAAATGGCAAACAATTGTTGAAGAAGTTGAATGCGTTTGGTTATACAGAAGAAGATGTGCGACGCGCATTGGAAATAGAGGAGTAAACAGATATGTTCGAAAAAGATATTGCGACGCCATCGAGAACGAAAGCGTTGTTGAATCAGTATGGATTTAGTTTTAAGAAAAGTTTAGGACAAAACTTTCTTATAGATGTCAATATTATACACAAAATTATTGATGCATCTGGTATTGATGAGAATACAGGTGTCATCGAAGTCGGACCAGGTATGGGGTCTTTAACGCAACAATTGGCGAAGCATGCCAAACGTGTGCTTGCTTTTGAGATTGATCAGCGATTGATTCCAGTACTTGATGAGACACTATCGCCTTATGATAATGTCACAGTGATCAATCAAGATATTTTAAAAGCAGATGTTGCCAATGAGATTGAAACACATTTACAAGGCTGTGACAAAATTATGGTTGTGGCTAACTTGCCATACTACATCACAACCCCCATTTTATTGACATTATTGGAGCAAAACTTACCAATTGATGGATATGTTGTGATGATGCAAAAAGAAGTCGGAGAACGCTTGAATGCGCAAGTCGGGACAAAAGCATATGGCTCCCTATCCATCGTGACACAGTATTATACAGAGACATCAACGGTGATGACAGTGCCGAAGACAGTCTTTATGCCACCCCCTAATGTAGACTCTATTGTCGTTAAATTGATGAAACGCCCACACCCGCTCGTTGAAGTTGATGATACGGCTAGTTTCTTCAAAATGACGAAAGGTGCATTTGCACAAAGACGTAAAACCATTTTGAATAATTATCAAAACTTGTTTGTAGATGGCAAAGTACATAAACAAGAAATTCATGTATGGCTGGAACAAGCGGGGATTGATCCTAAAAGACGTGGGGAAGCGCTGTCAATACAAGAATATGCACGATTGTATGACGAGTTGAAAA
This window contains:
- the rnmV gene encoding ribonuclease M5, yielding MKINEFIVVEGRDDTARVKSAVTCETIETNGSAIDEHVLDVIRQAHETKGVIVLTDPDFPGDKIRTTIRNAVPGVKHAFIDREDAKSKRGKIGVEHASLEDIRDALMHVATPLSEGEETIDKAVLIDLGLIIGPDARRRRDILGRKLHIGHSNGKQLLKKLNAFGYTEEDVRRALEIEE
- the rsmA gene encoding 16S rRNA (adenine(1518)-N(6)/adenine(1519)-N(6))-dimethyltransferase RsmA, with the protein product MFEKDIATPSRTKALLNQYGFSFKKSLGQNFLIDVNIIHKIIDASGIDENTGVIEVGPGMGSLTQQLAKHAKRVLAFEIDQRLIPVLDETLSPYDNVTVINQDILKADVANEIETHLQGCDKIMVVANLPYYITTPILLTLLEQNLPIDGYVVMMQKEVGERLNAQVGTKAYGSLSIVTQYYTETSTVMTVPKTVFMPPPNVDSIVVKLMKRPHPLVEVDDTASFFKMTKGAFAQRRKTILNNYQNLFVDGKVHKQEIHVWLEQAGIDPKRRGEALSIQEYARLYDELKNLSHLKF
- a CDS encoding TatD family hydrolase; protein product: MLIDTHVHLNADQYDEDLQEVINRALEAGVDRMFVVGFDTKTIERAMQLIENYDFIYAIIGWHPVDAIDFTEERLSWIEKLSEHPKVIGIGEMGLDYHWDKSPKDVQKEVFRKQIALAKRVKLPIVIHNREATQDCIDILIEEHAEEVGGIMHSFSGSPEIADVVINQLNFHISLGGPVTFKNAKQPKEVAKHVPLDRLLVETDAPYLTPHPYRGKRNEPARVTLVAEQIAELRGITYEEVAKQTTENAERLFNL